In the genome of Labrus mixtus chromosome 21, fLabMix1.1, whole genome shotgun sequence, one region contains:
- the LOC132955467 gene encoding FERM domain-containing protein 6-like isoform X1 codes for MRMRQTRQVCILLPNKQHLDCTVGVRSRGHDVLNCLLKQLSVSELQVLGLAVLRDNEYLFLDLEKKLSKYFGKTWNRGSSMVQFILFLRVQYYVGSGLLLFSSKVQQLYYAELRQKVLQSKSHHQEALFFQLAASALQAEVGDLEQSEASDEEEGRENRQERKHYFLPEDYFPSWLIRRRGRHYLLQHGPVLHRELRGVSRRQATLQFIKDANSLQDGAATFYGMRKEKKELKSSILLGVVLRGVQIYEEVEGKQFLLYDLSWTDIDRFTFQGSRFEITAVGSLCLPKLLYYTPSTVHSEHILKHLTDSHRFQISTRAALSYVQQLEDVQASQLYKEAYICDTTGLTQRLQRNNSLTSSMSDCGVTEGTTADWSKEEEEEEEEEEVSYTDLELCEDDSEEFLVDDPAEVSWLAELLPDVSVDASLEFPFSYWAGWSLKKNKNTPVSKITFSLIDVHCLISCALIISCHCGNEAGSDEES; via the exons ATGAGGATGAGACAGACACGACAAGTCTGCATCCTTCTACCAAACAAGCAGCACCTGGACTGTACTGTGGGG GTGAGATCCAGAGGCCACGATGTGTTGAACTGTCTGTTGAAGCAGCTCAGTGTCAGCGAGCTCCAAGTGCTTGGTCTTGCTGTTCTCAGAG ATAATGAATACCTGTTTCTTGATTTGGAGAAAAAGCTGAGTAAGTACTTTGGCAAAACATGGAACAGAGGGTCTTCAATG GTCCAGTTCATCTTATTTCTGAGAGTGCAGTATTATGTAGGGAGTGGACTGCTTTTATT CAGCAGCAAGGTGCAGCAGCTCTACTACGCTGAGCTGAGGCAGAAGGTGCTGCAGTCAAAGAGTCACCATCAGGAAGCTCTGTTCTTCCAGCTGGCAGCTTCAGCTCTGCAAGCTGAGGTCGGAGATCTGGAGCAGAGCGAGgccagtgatgaagaggagggacgagagaacagacaggagagaaagcATTACTTTCTGCCAGAAGATTACTTCCCCTcctgg ctgaTTAGACGTCGTGGACGGCACTACCTGCTCCAGCACGGCCCGGTGTTACACAGGGAGCTGAGAGGTGTGTCACGTCGCCAAGCCACCCTGCAGTTTATAAAAGACGCAAACAGTCTGCAGGATGGAGCGGCCACCTTCTACGGGATGAGAAaa GAGAAAAAGGAGCTGAAAAGTTCAATCCTTCTAGGAGTGGTTTTGAGAGGAGTCCAAATTTATGAG GAGGTGGAAGGGAAGCAGTTTCTCCTGTATGATTTATCCTGGACTGATATCGATCGCTTCACTTTCCAG ggAAGCAGGTTTGAAATCACTGCGGTgggctctctctgcctcccgaAGCTGCTGTATTACACTCCCTCTACCGTTCACTCCGAACACATCCTGAAGCACCTCACTGACAGTCACCGTTTCCAAATCAGCACCAGAGCTGCACTCAGCTACGTCCAGCAGCTGGAAGACGTGCAGG ccagtcagctgTACAAAGAGGCCTATATATGTGACACAACAGGCCTAACGCAGAGACTCCAACGCAACAACAGCCTCACCTCGTCCATGTCTGACTGCGGCGTCACCGAGGGCACAACTGCAGACTGgtccaaagaagaagaggaggaggaggaggaagaggaagtgtcCTACACAG ACTTGGAGCTGTGTGAGGACGACTCAGAGGAGTTTCTTGTTGATGACCCAGCAGAGGTGTCATGGCTGGCTGAGTTGCTCCCCGATGTGTCTGTAGATGCATCTTTAGAGTTCCCCTTCTCTTACTGGGCAGGTTggtctttgaaaaaaaacaaaaacacaccagtTTCTAAAATAACCTTTTCTTTGATTGACGTCCACTGCTTAATTTCTTGTGCTTTGATCATCAGCTGTCACTGTGGAAATGAAGCAG GTTCTGATGAGGAGAGCTGA
- the LOC132955467 gene encoding FERM domain-containing protein 6-like isoform X2 — protein MRMRQTRQVCILLPNKQHLDCTVGVRSRGHDVLNCLLKQLSVSELQVLGLAVLRDNEYLFLDLEKKLSKYFGKTWNRGSSMVQFILFLRVQYYVGSGLLLFSSKVQQLYYAELRQKVLQSKSHHQEALFFQLAASALQAEVGDLEQSEASDEEEGRENRQERKHYFLPEDYFPSWLIRRRGRHYLLQHGPVLHRELRGVSRRQATLQFIKDANSLQDGAATFYGMRKEKKELKSSILLGVVLRGVQIYEEVEGKQFLLYDLSWTDIDRFTFQGSRFEITAVGSLCLPKLLYYTPSTVHSEHILKHLTDSHRFQISTRAALSYVQQLEDVQASQLYKEAYICDTTGLTQRLQRNNSLTSSMSDCGVTEGTTADWSKEEEEEEEEEEVSYTDLELCEDDSEEFLVDDPAEVSWLAELLPDVSVDASLEFPFSYWAAVTVEMKQVLMRRADDEGVSVD, from the exons ATGAGGATGAGACAGACACGACAAGTCTGCATCCTTCTACCAAACAAGCAGCACCTGGACTGTACTGTGGGG GTGAGATCCAGAGGCCACGATGTGTTGAACTGTCTGTTGAAGCAGCTCAGTGTCAGCGAGCTCCAAGTGCTTGGTCTTGCTGTTCTCAGAG ATAATGAATACCTGTTTCTTGATTTGGAGAAAAAGCTGAGTAAGTACTTTGGCAAAACATGGAACAGAGGGTCTTCAATG GTCCAGTTCATCTTATTTCTGAGAGTGCAGTATTATGTAGGGAGTGGACTGCTTTTATT CAGCAGCAAGGTGCAGCAGCTCTACTACGCTGAGCTGAGGCAGAAGGTGCTGCAGTCAAAGAGTCACCATCAGGAAGCTCTGTTCTTCCAGCTGGCAGCTTCAGCTCTGCAAGCTGAGGTCGGAGATCTGGAGCAGAGCGAGgccagtgatgaagaggagggacgagagaacagacaggagagaaagcATTACTTTCTGCCAGAAGATTACTTCCCCTcctgg ctgaTTAGACGTCGTGGACGGCACTACCTGCTCCAGCACGGCCCGGTGTTACACAGGGAGCTGAGAGGTGTGTCACGTCGCCAAGCCACCCTGCAGTTTATAAAAGACGCAAACAGTCTGCAGGATGGAGCGGCCACCTTCTACGGGATGAGAAaa GAGAAAAAGGAGCTGAAAAGTTCAATCCTTCTAGGAGTGGTTTTGAGAGGAGTCCAAATTTATGAG GAGGTGGAAGGGAAGCAGTTTCTCCTGTATGATTTATCCTGGACTGATATCGATCGCTTCACTTTCCAG ggAAGCAGGTTTGAAATCACTGCGGTgggctctctctgcctcccgaAGCTGCTGTATTACACTCCCTCTACCGTTCACTCCGAACACATCCTGAAGCACCTCACTGACAGTCACCGTTTCCAAATCAGCACCAGAGCTGCACTCAGCTACGTCCAGCAGCTGGAAGACGTGCAGG ccagtcagctgTACAAAGAGGCCTATATATGTGACACAACAGGCCTAACGCAGAGACTCCAACGCAACAACAGCCTCACCTCGTCCATGTCTGACTGCGGCGTCACCGAGGGCACAACTGCAGACTGgtccaaagaagaagaggaggaggaggaggaagaggaagtgtcCTACACAG ACTTGGAGCTGTGTGAGGACGACTCAGAGGAGTTTCTTGTTGATGACCCAGCAGAGGTGTCATGGCTGGCTGAGTTGCTCCCCGATGTGTCTGTAGATGCATCTTTAGAGTTCCCCTTCTCTTACTGGGCAG CTGTCACTGTGGAAATGAAGCAG GTTCTGATGAGGAGAGCTGATGATGAAGGGGTTTCTGTGGACTAA